Proteins found in one Camelus bactrianus isolate YW-2024 breed Bactrian camel chromosome X, ASM4877302v1, whole genome shotgun sequence genomic segment:
- the LOC123613073 gene encoding nuclear RNA export factor 3-like — MGHSNQITSLQRKARCWGTYRRRHNNLSEQVGSGIHPSSQQQQDGAPAPNDAHVSTQGRYAPYAIPPSHWRGNFQEGDQTHVNMETEEKPPERRVERSRRAETMGSWFKITIPFGIKYEEKWLLNLIQKHCSVPFTPVEFHYKKMQAQFFVENANIAFALKNVSGKICTDNNERISVFVDPCDAPYSMRKELQSEKVEQIKLTMNKLFDASQAFLNSQRLCFGSGLMTCNVEMPRNPRYRMPAPLQIRGENMPKILSLDLSNKRLCQLGGQSDAIQNASDIKNLNVSSSEAKPSGELDKGQRLEQDGTCADKNPLCTTYPDKSTNISSILELFPKLLRLDDQETPPPAKLGVDKHKSLPACKENSEGSDELKSLILQFLQQYYLIHDSGDRQDLLGAYHDEACFSLTIPFNPEDPAPNSLQEYVKDSRNMKKLKDPYLRVQLLKHTKRDIVRSLCLLPKTQHDLSSFVVDMWLHTNTMLCFSVNGVFKEVEGRSQGSVRAFTRTFIAIPASPSSLCIVNDELFVRDASPSEPQSAFSIPVPTLTSSSVHTGSREQQEMVQAFSTQSGMKLEWAQKCLQDNDWNYTRAGQVFTTLKAEGKIPEEAFKQIP; from the exons ATGG GGCACAGTAACCAAATTACCTCCTTACAAAGAAAAGCAAGATGCTGGGGTACATACCGAAGGAGACATAACAATTTGTCTGAACAAGTTGGTTCCGGTATTCATCCTTCATCGCAGCAGCAGCAAGATGGAGCTCCAGCACCAAATGATGCTCACGTGAGCACTCAAGGAAGATA TGCTCCCTATGCCATTCCACCCTCTCATTGGAGAGGCAATTTTCAGGAAGGAGACCAAACTCATGTTAACATGGAGACAGAGGAGAAGCCTCCAGAGAGAAGAGTGGAGAGAAGCAGGCGGGCTGAGACCATGGGAAGCTGGTTCAAGATCACA ATTCCATTTGGCATAAAATATGAGGAGAAGTGGCTGCTGAATTTGATTCAGAAGCACTGCAGTGTCCCCTTCACCCCAGTTGAA TTTCATTATAAGAAAATGCAGGCCCAGTTCTTTGTTGAGAATGCCAACATTGCCTTTGCTCTGAAGAATGTCAGTGGCAAGATTTGCACTGACAACAATGAAAGG ATATCTGTCTTTGTTGACCCCTGTGATGCACCCTATTCTATGCGGAAGGAGCTGCAGTCAGAAAAGGTGGAGCAGATAAAG CTGACCATGAACAAACTGTTTGATGCCTCCCAGGCATTTCTTAACAGCCAGAGACTCTGCTTTGGATCTG GCTTGATGACCTGTAATGTTGAAATGCCACGGAATCCGAGATATCGCATGCCTGCCCCTCTGCAGATCCGTGGAGAGAACATGCCCAAG ATTTTGTCCTTGGATTTGAGCAACAAGAGACTCTGCCAGCTGGGTGGCCAGTCTGACGCTATACAGAATGCTTCTGACATCAAGAATTTGAACGTCTCCAGCAGTGAG GCAAAGCCTTCAGGGGAGTTGGACAAGGGCCAGAGGCTGGAACAGGATGGAACGTGTGCAGATAAAAACCCTCTGTGCACCACCTACCCTGATAAGTCAACCAACATAAG CTCCATCCTGGAATTGTTCCCCAAGTTATTACGCTTG GATGACCAGGAGACACCCCCACCGGCTAAGTTAGGTGTGGACAAACATAAGAGCTTACCAGCCTGCAAG GAAAACAGTGAAGGATCTGATGAGCTGAAGAGTCTGATCCTGCAATTCCTGCAGCA GTATTACTTGATCCACGACTCTGGAGACCGACAGGATCTCCTGGGTGCTTATCACGACGAGGCCTGCTTCTCCCTGACCATTCCCTTCAACCCCGAGGACCCAGCCCC gaacagcttgcaggagtaCGTCAAGGACAGCAGGAATATGAAGAAGCTCAAGGACCCCT ACCTGCGGGTCCAGCTGCTGAAACACACAAAACGTGACATTGTGCGCTCCCTCTGCCTGTTGCCCAAAACTCAGCATGACCTCAGCTCCTTCGTGGTGGACATGTGGCTCCACACG AACACGATGCTCTGCTTCTCTGTCAACGGGGTGTTCAAGGAAG TGGAAGGAAGGTCTCAGGGTTCTGTTCGTGCCTTCACCCGGACCTTCATCGCTATCCCTGCCAGCCCTTCCAG TCTGTGCATCGTGAATGACGAGCTGTTTGTGAGGGATGCCTCCCCCAGTGAGCCTCAGAGTGCGTTCTCCATCCCAGTGCCTACACTCACCTCCAGCTCCGTGCACACCGGCTCCCGGGAGCAGCAGGAAATGGTGCAGGCTTTCTCCACCCAGTCTGGGATGAAACTTGAGTGGGCTCAGAA GTGCCTTCAGGACAATGACTGGAACTACACCAGAGCTGGTCAGGTCTTCACTACGCTCAAG GCCGAGGGCAAGATCCCAGAGGAGGCCTTCAAACAAATCCCCTAA